CGTGGCCGCCCTCTCCATCGCCCACGCGGGCCTCCCCGGAGGCGTCCTCACCCTCAGCCTGGGCGTGGCCACCGTCGTCCCCGATCCCGCCCTCTCCTGGCGCACCCTCGTGGATTCCGCCGACCAGGCCCTCTACCGCGCCAAGCAGGAAGGCCGCAACCGCGTCTGCACCGCCAGAGACTTAAAATAGGGACAGCCACCTATTTTCAACCGCATTTCAAGGCGCTCACACCGCAGAGGAGGGCGCGGAGGCCCTCCCCAACAAAACCCGCCCCGGCCGATGCAACCATCGGCCGCTACGAAGCACTCGCGCGGTAGGGTCGGCCCTCCGTGGCCGCCCGCCCCACAATGTTTTAGGGTTGTGTGGCGCGGCCGCCCCCGGCCGCGGCCTTTGATCCCTGTGTCTGGCGGGCGAGGGCGCCCGCCCCACGGATTCCGCTGTCGCCTTTGTTTCTAAATCCGAAATCCCAAATCCCAATTTCCAATTGCCTCTTCTCTCCCCTCTCGCGTCTCACCCCCAATACACAGCCTTGTTGGCCCAGACCTGCCATCGGGCGTGGTCGGAGAGGACCTTCAGGTCCGAGGGGTCCACGGCGCTGAAGCCGGTGGGGATGTGGTTCGCGCGCTCGGCCGCCGCCGCCCCGCCCATGGCCGCGTAGATCTCTCTGGCAGGACCCAGGCCGGCCCCCACGGCTTCGAGAAAGGCCTCCTTGGCCGGAAGGTCGTCCCAGAGGGGCAGGTCCGGCGCGCTCCGCCCCGTGCGGGCCTCGAAGTCGGCGGCCAGCCCCAGGAGGCGCCAGCGCGGGATTTTCCTGACGAAGTGGTCCCAGTCCTGGTTCACGCGCACCATGAGCACCCGGCGCGCGGGCCGCTCGGGTTCGGCGGCGAGATAGGCCCGCAGGTCGGGGCGCGCGGCCACCTCCGGCTCGCGCAGGGCCTCCACGAGCCAGGATTTCTCCCGCTCGGCGAAGAGGCCGTGGCGCATGTGGCGGTCCTCCTTCTGGTTCATCACCGTGGCGATGCGCTCGAGCACGGGCGCGCTCAGGGCCCCCATGAGCCAGCCCCTCACCCGGTCCCGCAGGCCCTCCGGCCCCCACGCCGCCTCCCGCGCCCCCGCGTCGCTGGCCGCCACGTCCCACCCGGCGAACTCGCTCTCGGCGTTCAGCACCGTCTCGATGCCCAGGTTCTCCAGCACCCCGCCGTCCGTCAGCACGAACTCCTTCATGCGCCTCAGGTCCTCGGTGGTCCCCCAGCCCTCGGGGACCCCTCCCCGGCCCCGCCCCAGGGAAACCGGGGGCAGGCCCACGGGGAAGGCCGCCGACGCCGCCGCCGCCAGCGCCACGGGGTAGTCCGGCAGGGGGGCCCACTCGCTCACCCCGCCGCCGGGCGGGGCCAGCCCCACGCACTTGAAGCCTTTTCGCGCGAAC
The genomic region above belongs to Acidobacteriota bacterium and contains:
- a CDS encoding patatin-like phospholipase family protein, producing DSVGVVSTVSGGSVFGAAWMAARGRGEPDEAFLERMGAELSKGFIGRTIRPRLVKLLLPGYTRTHAIAETFDGLFFEGLTLSGLPASPRLVMNVCVLNHGQTGKFARKGFKCVGLAPPGGGVSEWAPLPDYPVALAAAASAAFPVGLPPVSLGRGRGGVPEGWGTTEDLRRMKEFVLTDGGVLENLGIETVLNAESEFAGWDVAASDAGAREAAWGPEGLRDRVRGWLMGALSAPVLERIATVMNQKEDRHMRHGLFAEREKSWLVEALREPEVAARPDLRAYLAAEPERPARRVLMVRVNQDWDHFVRKIPRWRLLGLAADFEARTGRSAPDLPLWDDLPAKEAFLEAVGAGLGPAREIYAAMGGAAAAERANHIPTGFSAVDPSDLKVLSDHARWQVWANKAVYWG